The following coding sequences are from one Mytilus trossulus isolate FHL-02 chromosome 8, PNRI_Mtr1.1.1.hap1, whole genome shotgun sequence window:
- the LOC134727799 gene encoding uncharacterized protein LOC134727799, translated as MVEEQTTQEDFRPVPFCCKKSRGQTLDRIKAFKRFLQEPDTAINDNDITEVFSSQVVMDTVPEKIGHLFYSLKYATTKFINQTFFYTPCNEIAEGIMLLTCHMCQSVRLLVLQSCFLV; from the exons ATGGTGGAAGAACAGACAACACAAG AAGATTTCAGACCTGTGCCATTTTGCTGTAAGAAATCCAGAGGACAGACATTGGACAGGATAAAAGCATTTAAAAG attttTACAAGAACCAGATACAGCGATTAATGACAACGACATAACAGAAGTGTTCTCTTCTCAGGTTGTCATGGATACTGTACCAGAAAAAATAGGTCACCTGTTTTACAGTCTAAAGTATGCAACTACTAAGTTTattaatcaaacatttttttataccccATGCAACGAaattgcggagggtataatgttatTGACCTGTCACATGTgtcagtctgtccgtctgttAGTCcttcagtcctgtttctt agTTTAA